A window of the Brassica napus cultivar Da-Ae chromosome C5, Da-Ae, whole genome shotgun sequence genome harbors these coding sequences:
- the LOC106398957 gene encoding glutathione S-transferase T3-like codes for MDFNPFTEPSNFVELLSSQQNVIFGNVSDSVSQSSPQVPFTDDSNFCEDSQAGPKERRTWTPSDDVVLISLWLNTSKDPVVGNEQRSNAFWKRIADYFSASRKLAGTDKREASHCKNRWHKINDLVCKFAGAYEAASRERTSGQNENDVLKVSHDIFFANHKKSLLLSMLGKSCVMIRSGVPCLLQKKKEGSSKKRHCEDGSDSTSYKATEEDSALDDEGTRRPPGVKAAKKGSKERLSKKTVDDRKELAQFETMWSLKKRDLVVKERLSKMKLLDILIAKKDSLADYEEALKKKLIHELMSN; via the coding sequence ATGGATTTTAATCCATTCACTGAGCCTTCAAACTTTGTTGAACTGCTTAGCAGTCAACAAAATGTTATCTTTGGTAACGTATCAGATAGCGTGTCACAATCTTCACCGCAAGTTCCCTTCACCGATGATTCAAACTTTTGTGAAGACAGTCAAGCAGGGCCGAAGGAAAGAAGGACTTGGACGCCTTCAGACGATGTGGTGCTCATCAGCTTGTGGTTAAACACGAGCAAAGATCCCGTAGTAGGGAATGAGCAAAGGTCTAATGCTTTCTGGAAAAGAATAGCTGACTACTTCTCTGCTAGTCGAAAGCTTGCTGGTACTGACAAAAGAGAGGCTTCTCACTGCAAGAATCGGTGGCATAAGATCAATGACCTAGTATGCAAGTTTGCTGGAGCATATGAGGCTGCATCGAGAGAGAGAACCAGTGggcaaaatgagaatgatgttctcaaagtATCCCACGATATCTTCTTCGCTAACCATAAAAAAAGTTTACTCTTGAGTATGCTTGGAAAGAGTTGCGTAATGATCAGAAGTGGTGTGCCCTGtctactgcaaaaaaaaaaagaaggaagctCCAAGAAAAGACATTGTGAGGATGGTTCAGACTCCACAAGCTACAAAGCAACCGAAGAAGATTCTGCTCTTGATGATGAAGGAACACGTCGACCCCCGGGAGTTAAGGCCGCAAAGAAAGGCAGCAAAGAAAGGCTGTCTAAGAAGACAGTGGATGACAGGAAGGAGCTGGCTCAGTTTGAGACAATGTGGAGCCTCAAGAAGCGGGATTTAGTGGTGAAAGAAAGGCTGTCCAAGATGAAGTTACTGGACATTCTCATTGCTAAAAAAGACTCTCTTGCGGATTATGAAGAAGCTTTGAAGAAGAAACTCATTCATGAGTTAATGTCAAATTAA
- the LOC106398958 gene encoding glycine-rich cell wall structural protein 1.0-like, giving the protein MMKMGSLKFLGAAFLFLVIFDICLAARSPRALGRGAGSGSGYGSGSGGGNGRGGGGGGGGGGGGGGGGEGSGSGSGYGSGYGSGSGYGSGGGNGGGGGGGGGRGGGGGGGNGGSGYGSGYGSGSGYGSGGGRGGGGGGGGGGGGGGGGGGSRGNGSGYGSGYGEGYGSGYGGGDNYGDSP; this is encoded by the coding sequence ATGATGAAAATGGGAAGCCTAAAGTTCTTGGGAGCTGCTTTCTTGTTCTTGGTTATTTTTGACATATGTTTAGCAGCTAGATCACCAAGAGCTCTCGGTAGAGGCGCTGGTTCAGGTTCTGGTTATGGTTCGGGATCCGGGGGAGGCAATGGTAGAGGAGGAGGTGGCggcggcggtggtggtggtggtggaggaggaggaggagaaggatcAGGTTCAGGGAGTGGCTACGGTTCAGGATATGGGTCCGGTAGTGGTTACGGGTCTGGAGGAGGAAACGGTGGTGGTGGGGGTGGAGGAGGTGGCAGAGGTGGTGGCGGTGGAGGAGGTAACGGAGGTTCCGGATACGGGTCAGGTTATGGAAGCGGTTCTGGATATGGGAGTGGTGGTGGTAGAGGCGGAGGAGGTGGCGGTGGAGGGGGAGGaggaggcggtggtggtggtggtggtagcCGTGGAAATGGATCAGGCTATGGAAGCGGATACGGTGAAGGATATGGGAGCGGATACGGCGGAGGTGATAATTACGGGGACTCGCCATAA